In Arctopsyche grandis isolate Sample6627 chromosome 13, ASM5162203v2, whole genome shotgun sequence, one DNA window encodes the following:
- the LOC143921301 gene encoding zinc finger MYM-type protein 1-like, which yields MDIENNNESGLVVEINNNCNCLIENVLKRRFASLPFNEKEIIVKSPKPTPILNIQSKTKTFKRYFNTETYEKISWICGCAHLTKLFCWPCILFSQEVNVWSKFGFSDLNNLSKSRKRHECSQAHICSAAQFKKFGKGPRIENFLSAQFKANIEMHNKEVTANRYILSKLISAICFLAKQEQPLRGHFEHQESENRGNYIELLYLLSESDIKLKTHLDNSTVFTGLSNHIQNDLVSAISKVLLDEIKTEIRASKFVSIIVDESTDISRKAQLSTIFRYVDENNEIQERFVGFVDVSPNRTANALFQHIRETLEEFGCLDKLIAQTYDGAAVMSGEHNGVQRKIRDICPNSLFVHCYAHRLNLVLSQSVKHISGCKRFFSRMLSFSTFFCKSSRRISLLDCQIKKRFPTAAPTRWNYNSKILNMILEYQTELMEIFNQIINDEDEWDTEAVINAEVLHRYLKEFEFNFNLHLFSAIFNSADFLFEILQKKTFDISYCVSEIKKFVKYLDNKKDDFDSLWNKVITKNFNRKRKYAECEEDVKTTYKLHYSEILETLSVNTTNRFRDIENLKFLEFFNVKKFKEYENNFPDFLFKSLHLTYGKYFDFMKLKSELIYMYSTQDFHLKSINDVKELIVKDDLIDVLEQVFSLIQLICTIPSTSASAERSFSTMKRIKTFTRSSQSEERLSGLALIAIEKKIMSNLKNNKKFYDAVIDEFCKKERRIKLNFKK from the coding sequence atggatatcgaaaataacaatgagagtggacttgtcgtcgagatcaataataattgcaattgtttaattgaaaatgtgctgaaaagaagatttgcttctctcccatttaatgaaaaggagattattgttaagagccccaaacccacaccaatattaaatattcagtctaaaacaaaaacatttaaaaggtattttaacacagaaacatacgaaaaaatttcatggatttgtggatgtgctcacttaacgaaattattctgttggccatgtattttattttctcaagaagtgaatgtctggagtaaatttggattttctgacctaaacaatttaagtaaatcgcgcaagagacatgaatgttctcaagctcacatatgttctgctgctcaatttaaaaaatttggaaagggacctcgtatagaaaattttctaagtgctcaatttaaagcaaatattgaaatgcacaacaaagaagttactgcaaatagatacattttgtcgaaattaataagcgcgatctgttttttagcaaaacaagaacaacctttacgaggacattttgagcaccaggaatcggaaaatagagggaattatattgaattgctgtatctgttgagtgaatcagacataaaattgaaaactcatttagataactctacggtgtttactggactatcgaaccatatacaaaatgacttggtatccgcaatatcaaaagtcttgctagatgagattaaaactgaaatacgtgcatcaaaatttgtttccataattgtggacgaatctacagatatcagtcgcaaagctcagctatctactatttttagatatgtagatgaaaataatgaaattcaggagagatttgttggatttgtcgatgttagtcccaatagaacagctaatgctctttttcagcacatacgtgagaccttggaagaatttggttgtttggacaaattaattgcacaaacgtacgatggagcggctgtaatgtccggggagcataatggagtgcaacgaaaaattcgagatatttgtcctaattctttatttgtccattgttacgctcacagattgaatttagttttgtcgcaatctgttaaacatatatccggatgcaaacgttttttcagccgtatgttgtcattttcaacttttttttgtaagtcttcaagaagaatttcccttctcgattgtcaaataaaaaaacgatttcccactgctgcccctacacgatggaactacaatagcaaaattttaaatatgatattagaatatcaaacagaattaatggaaatatttaatcaaataattaatgacgaagacgaatgggatactgaagctgtcataaatgctgaagtccttcatcgttatttaaaagagtttgaattcaatttcaatttgcatttattttctgcaatatttaattcggcagattttttatttgaaattttacaaaaaaaaacctttgacatatcgtattgcgtaagtgaaattaaaaaatttgtaaaatatttagataacaaaaaagacgattttgattcattgtggaacaaagtaataactaaaaattttaatagaaaaagaaaatatgctgaatgtgaagaagatgtgaaaacaacgtataaacttcactattctgaaattttagaaactctttcagtaaatacaaccaatcgatttcgagatatcgaaaatttaaaatttctcgaattttttaacgtcaaaaaatttaaagaatatgaaaataattttccagatttcctatttaaatcactccacctaacttatggaaaatactttgattttatgaaattaaaaagcgaattaatttacatgtactcaacgcaagattttcatttgaaatctataaatgacgtaaaggaattaattgtgaaagatgatctaatagacgttttggaacaagtatttagtttaatacaattaatttgtacgataccttccacgagcgcatcggctgaacgatcattttcgactatgaaaagaattaaaacgttcaccagaagtagtcaaagtgaagaaagactctctggtcttgctttaattgcaatcgaaaagaaaataatgtcaaatttaaaaaacaataaaaaattctatgatgcggttatcgatgaattttgtaaaaaggaacgaagaataaaattaaattttaaaaaataa